A region from the Mycobacterium heidelbergense genome encodes:
- a CDS encoding HNH endonuclease signature motif containing protein — protein MGSSTREEVVEVFNSLDADVDRLCELSFDVFTTPERLRALERLERLTRRLRVPGHQLINQLDAQAGDEELGGTLRSALADRLHITRAEAGRRIGEAKDLGERRALTGEPLAPQLGATATAQRQGLIGQGHITVIRSFFAHLPAEVDLFTREAAEADLADKASTYRPDELATYARRVMDWLHPDGEFNDAERARKRALTVGKQEFDGMSRLSGYLTPEARATMEAVLAKLAAPGACNPEDDTPVIDATPGEEAVRRDTRSQAQRNHDGLLAGLRALLASGKLGQHNGLPVSIVVTTTLKDLQAAAGKAHTGGGSLLPLSDVIRMASHAHHYLALFDNAKPLALYHTKRFASPAQRIMLYAKDRGCTKPGCTAPAYHSQVHHVRGWQNTRRTHINDLALACGPDNRLAEEGWTTRTNAHGDTEWIPPPHLDHGQPRTNPFHHPERFHHHNDEDP, from the coding sequence ATGGGTTCGAGCACGCGCGAGGAGGTCGTCGAGGTTTTCAACAGCCTCGACGCCGACGTGGACCGCTTGTGTGAGCTGTCCTTTGACGTGTTCACCACCCCGGAACGATTACGCGCCTTGGAACGCCTCGAACGCCTCACCCGCCGGCTGCGAGTGCCGGGCCATCAGTTGATCAATCAACTCGACGCCCAAGCCGGTGACGAGGAGTTAGGTGGCACGCTGCGTTCGGCGCTGGCCGACCGGCTACACATCACCAGGGCCGAGGCCGGTCGGCGCATCGGGGAGGCCAAAGATTTGGGGGAGCGTCGCGCCCTAACCGGAGAGCCCTTGGCGCCGCAACTGGGCGCCACCGCGACCGCCCAACGCCAGGGACTCATCGGCCAGGGCCACATCACGGTGATCCGCAGCTTCTTCGCCCATCTGCCCGCCGAGGTCGACCTGTTCACTCGGGAGGCCGCCGAGGCCGATCTGGCCGACAAAGCCAGCACCTATCGCCCTGATGAGTTGGCCACATACGCCCGGCGGGTCATGGACTGGCTACATCCCGACGGGGAATTCAACGACGCCGAACGCGCCCGCAAACGCGCCCTCACGGTCGGTAAGCAGGAATTCGACGGGATGTCACGGCTGAGCGGCTATCTGACCCCCGAGGCCCGAGCCACCATGGAGGCGGTGTTGGCCAAGCTGGCCGCCCCCGGCGCGTGCAACCCCGAGGATGACACCCCCGTCATCGATGCGACACCCGGGGAGGAGGCGGTGCGCCGCGACACCCGCTCCCAAGCTCAGCGCAACCATGACGGTCTGTTGGCCGGGCTGCGCGCCCTGCTGGCCTCCGGCAAGCTGGGCCAACACAACGGGCTGCCCGTGTCGATCGTCGTCACCACCACGCTCAAGGACCTGCAAGCCGCCGCGGGCAAGGCCCACACCGGGGGCGGCTCGCTGCTACCCCTCAGTGATGTGATCCGCATGGCCAGCCACGCGCATCACTACCTGGCCCTTTTCGACAACGCCAAACCACTAGCGCTGTATCACACCAAACGATTCGCCTCCCCCGCCCAGCGCATCATGCTCTACGCCAAAGACAGAGGATGCACCAAGCCAGGCTGTACCGCACCGGCCTACCACAGCCAAGTCCACCACGTGCGCGGCTGGCAGAACACCCGGCGCACCCACATCAACGACCTCGCCCTGGCCTGCGGCCCCGATAACCGCCTCGCCGAAGAGGGCTGGACCACCCGCACCAACGCCCACGGCGACACCGAATGGATCCCCCCACCCCACCTCGACCACGGACAACCACGAACCAACCCCTTCCACCACCCCGAACGATTCCACCACCACAACGACGAAGACCCATAG
- a CDS encoding CoA transferase encodes MEIACRGEDTAFNPTVALNDLLADIGLSAADSGGRVTFAGADPIIPARHRLAAAIGIPMMGNAVAAAAMHRHRGGPSQDLHLDLRQAVHHINPSFYWHPTLAGEFPSIALVLDNPFALIPYRTRDGRTVMASAVYPHQSAKWCRFLDVPPDFGKVAQAFAGWDAFELEEAANDAGLPACVARSPAEWLAHPHGALLAGQPVIGLTRIGDAPPREIGASDRPFGGVRVLSFTHAVAGPTVGRVLAEQGADVLCATRPNDFEHDWVYFEANIGSRSAWLDLTKDAGKANVDRLLHDAHVVVNNHRGLKLEKLGIDPHELAGTHPGLVHVSVTCYGSAGPWAHRGGFDMNGSAASGLMVIEGSEDEPRLPPTGLINDFITGYMGALGAAAGLIKQHTEGGSWHVTVSLTRNAMWYQTLGLVDPADAGRDEERTIREPGSYDADSPMGRVHMLAPPVTFSHTPPRWPDPVLVPRGSSRPEWVSLRS; translated from the coding sequence GTGGAAATAGCATGTCGCGGCGAAGATACCGCGTTCAATCCGACTGTCGCGCTTAACGATCTGCTTGCCGACATCGGGTTGTCGGCGGCCGATTCCGGCGGGCGCGTGACATTCGCGGGAGCGGATCCGATCATCCCGGCCCGGCATCGGTTGGCCGCGGCGATCGGCATCCCGATGATGGGCAACGCCGTGGCGGCGGCCGCCATGCACCGTCATCGGGGCGGCCCGAGCCAGGACCTGCACCTGGACCTGCGGCAGGCGGTGCATCACATCAACCCCAGCTTCTATTGGCATCCCACCCTGGCGGGCGAATTCCCTTCGATCGCACTGGTTCTGGATAATCCGTTTGCGCTCATCCCCTACCGCACCCGCGACGGGCGCACTGTGATGGCCTCCGCGGTGTATCCCCATCAATCTGCCAAATGGTGCCGATTCCTCGACGTGCCACCCGACTTCGGCAAGGTCGCGCAGGCCTTCGCCGGCTGGGACGCCTTCGAGCTGGAAGAGGCCGCCAACGACGCCGGGCTGCCCGCGTGTGTGGCCCGCAGCCCCGCGGAGTGGCTGGCTCATCCGCACGGAGCCCTCCTGGCCGGCCAGCCGGTCATCGGGTTGACCCGCATCGGCGACGCCCCGCCCCGCGAGATCGGCGCCTCCGATCGGCCCTTTGGCGGCGTGCGGGTGCTGTCGTTCACCCACGCCGTGGCCGGGCCCACGGTGGGGCGTGTGCTGGCCGAGCAGGGCGCCGACGTGTTGTGCGCGACCCGCCCCAACGACTTCGAACACGACTGGGTGTACTTCGAAGCCAACATCGGGTCCCGCAGCGCCTGGCTGGATTTGACCAAGGACGCGGGCAAGGCCAACGTCGACCGGCTGCTGCACGACGCCCACGTCGTCGTGAACAACCACCGCGGCTTGAAACTCGAAAAGCTCGGCATAGATCCCCACGAGCTCGCCGGTACCCACCCCGGCCTGGTGCATGTCTCGGTCACCTGCTACGGATCGGCCGGGCCGTGGGCGCACCGCGGCGGCTTCGACATGAACGGCTCGGCCGCCTCGGGGTTGATGGTCATCGAAGGCAGCGAGGACGAACCCCGATTGCCGCCCACCGGGCTGATCAACGACTTCATCACCGGCTACATGGGCGCGCTGGGCGCCGCGGCCGGGCTGATCAAACAACACACCGAAGGCGGCAGTTGGCACGTCACCGTCAGCCTCACCCGCAACGCCATGTGGTACCAAACGCTGGGCCTGGTCGACCCGGCCGACGCCGGGCGCGACGAGGAGCGCACAATCCGCGAGCCGGGCAGCTATGACGCCGACAGCCCCATGGGCCGCGTCCACATGCTCGCCCCGCCAGTCACTTTCAGCCATACCCCGCCCCGCTGGCCGGACCCGGTGCTGGTTCCCCGCGGGTCCAGCCGCCCCGAATGGGTCAGCCTCAGGTCCTGA
- a CDS encoding Lrp/AsnC family transcriptional regulator, translating into MGDGVDEVDVALVDALHVNPQVSFEELGKVLEISPVTAARRWRRLVSAGRAWVSSAVGPQLPVKAALFEAECQPGAARSVAEQFAGRPHVFSVNITTGQDNVYALLVAADQSLMSELVVEALPAVPGVQRVKSALITQLFSGTRWRLGGLSSGQVRTVAPEPVKTGPLHEFDDFDRQLFLALQRDGRLSFRDLAAVLGRSEPVVRRRLGLLTRSGLLTFRTDFARVEAGWPSGLALKLRVAWPQVAAVGRALVHYPETRFCVAIAGGAANLFVTMQLHHVSALDSVISRLMAEYPDVAVLDTRVVLRSVKSWGRILGPDGRARDVVPVDLWAPVRG; encoded by the coding sequence GTGGGCGACGGCGTGGACGAGGTGGATGTCGCGCTGGTGGATGCGCTTCACGTCAATCCGCAGGTGAGTTTCGAAGAGCTCGGCAAGGTTCTCGAGATTTCGCCGGTGACGGCGGCGCGGCGGTGGCGTCGCCTGGTATCCGCCGGGCGGGCGTGGGTGTCCTCGGCGGTCGGTCCGCAATTGCCGGTGAAGGCGGCCCTGTTTGAGGCGGAGTGTCAGCCCGGCGCCGCGCGGTCGGTCGCCGAGCAGTTCGCCGGCAGGCCGCACGTCTTCAGCGTCAACATCACGACGGGCCAGGACAACGTGTACGCCTTGTTGGTGGCCGCCGACCAGTCCCTGATGTCCGAATTGGTGGTGGAAGCGCTGCCGGCGGTGCCGGGAGTGCAGCGGGTAAAGTCCGCGCTGATCACCCAGTTGTTCAGCGGTACCCGCTGGCGCCTGGGCGGTCTCAGTTCTGGCCAGGTGCGCACGGTGGCTCCCGAGCCCGTCAAAACCGGGCCCCTGCATGAGTTCGACGACTTTGACCGCCAGTTGTTCCTGGCGCTACAGCGCGACGGTCGGCTCAGCTTCCGGGACCTGGCGGCGGTGCTTGGCCGCTCGGAGCCAGTGGTGCGTCGTCGGCTAGGTCTGCTGACCCGCTCGGGATTGTTGACATTCCGAACGGATTTCGCGCGCGTGGAGGCCGGCTGGCCGTCGGGATTGGCGCTGAAGCTGCGAGTCGCGTGGCCGCAGGTCGCCGCGGTCGGACGCGCGCTGGTCCATTACCCCGAGACGCGGTTCTGCGTCGCGATCGCGGGCGGGGCGGCCAACCTCTTTGTGACGATGCAGCTGCACCATGTTTCCGCGCTCGACTCAGTGATTTCTCGGCTGATGGCCGAATATCCCGACGTGGCGGTGCTGGATACGCGCGTGGTGCTGCGCTCGGTCAAG